In one Hoplias malabaricus isolate fHopMal1 chromosome X1, fHopMal1.hap1, whole genome shotgun sequence genomic region, the following are encoded:
- the LOC136675764 gene encoding epidermal retinol dehydrogenase 2-like produces the protein MNFILETLHLIVYSIYYVLEAIVKFFIPMRKNIAGETVLITGAGSGIGRLLALEFAAMDVSLVLWDINVDGLKETAQAVKEKGASRVNYYRVDCSDRDAVYRLADQVKREVGDVTILINNAGIVTGKKFLDSPDAVIEKTLQVNTMAHFWTYKAFLPAMTAKNHGHLVCVASTAGLLGVNGLADYCASKFAVVGFAESVALELVAMGHDGVKTTIVCPYFINTGMFDGCITKWPRLLPLLEPDYVAKKIVNAIQTNQTFLYVPRSVYLLMILKSLVPYKEAVLLRSYFGALSFMDTFKGRQKKEN, from the exons ATGAATTTCATCCTGGAGACTCTACACTTGATAGTGTATAGCATCTACTATGTCCTAGAAGCCATTGTAAAATTCTTCATCCCAATGAGGAAAAATATAGCCGGGGAGACGGTGCTCATCACAGGAGcagggagtgggatcggtcgaCTGCTGGCCTTGGAGTTTGCGGCGATGGACGTGTCTCTAGTGCTCTGGGACATTAATGTGGATGGTCTGAAGGAAACAGCCCAAGCTGTGAAAGAGAAGGGTGCTTCACGTGTGAATTATTACCGAGTTGACTGCAGCGATAGGGATGCGGTTTACCGACTTGCAGATCAG GTCAAAAGAGAAGTTGGAGATGTAACCATTCTCATAAACAATGCTGGTATTGTGACAGGCAAGAAGTTTCTAGATTCTCCAGATGCTGTTATTGAGAAGACTCTCCAAGTTAACACAATGGCACACTTCTGG ACATATAAGGCTTTCCTTCCAGCGATGACTGCAAAAAATCACGGGCATCTGGTTTGTGTTGCCAGTACTGCAGGCCTGCTGGGTGTGAATGGACTGGCAG ATTACTGTGCCAGTAAATTTGCTGTTGTGGGTTTTGCTGAGTCTGTGGCGCTGGAGCTTGTAGCAATGGGACACGACGGCGTCAAAACCACAATCGTGTGCCCTTATTTCATCAACACAGGCATGTTCGACGGCTGTATTACAAA atggCCACGACTGCTTCCCCTCCTGGAGCCGGACTACGTTGCGAAGAAGATTGTGAACGCCATTCAGACCAACCAGACATTCCTTTACGTTCCCCGGTCTGTTTACCTGTTAATGATCCTGAAAAG CCTGGTGCCATATAAGGAAGCGGTGCTCCTGAGAAGTTACTTTGGAGCTTTAAGCTTCATGGATACCTTTAAAGGAAGACAGAAGAAAGAGAATTAA